One stretch of Leptospira mtsangambouensis DNA includes these proteins:
- the ruvB gene encoding Holliday junction branch migration DNA helicase RuvB: protein MSLREDWIQPGEDEPSLRPTKLSEFIGQKEVLANLSVYVEAARKRKSPLDHVLISGPPGLGKTTLANIIANELAVAFTPTSAPAISKGADLVRFLTLLKTNEVLFIDEIHGFIKKQEELLYPAMENFFVDLVVGEGVTANALQIQLQPFTLVGATTRSGLVSEPLKTRFGIHLKLDFYTDGEMQIIVDRSAKLLGVSLGEGVALEIGKRSRKTPRIANHLLKRVRDFAEVRNESSVSLETCKFAFERMGVDHLGLDAVDRQILDILIHRYGGGPVGIKPIAVVLGEEERTLEDTYEPFLVRVGLIDRTPQGRVATKKAYEHLGIVYTGNIGENRENGPTLF from the coding sequence GTGAGTTTAAGAGAAGATTGGATCCAACCGGGCGAAGATGAACCTAGCCTTCGCCCTACTAAATTGTCCGAATTTATCGGCCAGAAAGAGGTTCTGGCCAATCTCTCGGTTTACGTAGAGGCGGCTCGCAAACGAAAGAGCCCCCTCGACCATGTTCTCATATCCGGCCCTCCTGGCCTTGGCAAAACCACACTTGCCAATATCATTGCCAATGAACTGGCAGTGGCCTTTACTCCCACATCCGCTCCTGCCATCTCAAAAGGTGCAGATCTTGTTCGGTTCTTAACTTTACTCAAAACCAACGAAGTCCTCTTTATCGACGAAATCCACGGCTTTATCAAAAAACAAGAAGAGTTACTCTATCCTGCGATGGAGAACTTCTTTGTGGACCTTGTGGTGGGAGAGGGTGTTACTGCCAATGCCCTCCAGATCCAACTCCAACCCTTTACACTCGTTGGTGCCACCACTCGCTCAGGTCTTGTCAGCGAACCATTGAAAACAAGGTTTGGAATCCATCTGAAACTTGATTTTTATACCGATGGGGAAATGCAAATCATCGTGGATCGTTCGGCAAAACTACTGGGTGTTTCTCTGGGAGAAGGGGTGGCTCTTGAGATTGGAAAACGAAGCCGCAAAACCCCAAGGATTGCGAATCATCTTTTGAAACGAGTTCGGGACTTTGCGGAAGTTCGAAACGAAAGTTCCGTAAGTTTAGAAACTTGTAAGTTTGCTTTTGAAAGGATGGGCGTCGACCATTTGGGCCTAGATGCCGTGGACCGTCAAATTTTGGACATCCTCATCCACCGTTATGGTGGTGGGCCTGTGGGAATCAAACCCATCGCTGTGGTGCTCGGTGAAGAAGAACGCACTTTAGAAGACACATACGAACCATTTCTTGTCAGAGTGGGTCTTATTGACCGGACACCCCAAGGAAGAGTGGCTACGAAAAAAGCTTACGAACATTTGGGAATTGTGTATACTGGAAATATCGGGGAAAATCGCGAAAATGGCCCAACTCTCTTTTGA
- a CDS encoding energy transducer TonB, producing the protein MAQLSFDFRLPEKEEGERRLFFAFTFVILIVSFVLAHLITRNMLWKMLAEEQAAEMLGPKEQEKIYEVLVEQQFINPDKKDEYKALSNKDSSGGGGLTEKQGFHTLTQFREFIMGSSASTPSKAQPKSEQSKEEELFEVGIFKADPKTNSNAEESPNQSASSGQMTKIPFNYRFQQDFLFRWDGAKALTIPTKQLAGYYYFKNMLKRIEESFAPPGGGNYAYRDMAGIVAREGIKEGETKVLFMLSEQGQVLDVRLVTSQGQVVVDQACMDSIRGQNFGPVPEEVKAKGLIFGINFIFPGIRYYR; encoded by the coding sequence ATGGCCCAACTCTCTTTTGATTTCCGGTTACCTGAAAAAGAAGAAGGGGAACGAAGACTTTTCTTCGCCTTCACCTTTGTCATCCTCATTGTATCCTTTGTACTCGCACACCTTATCACCAGGAATATGCTTTGGAAGATGTTGGCGGAAGAACAAGCCGCAGAAATGTTAGGGCCGAAAGAACAAGAAAAAATTTACGAAGTTCTTGTAGAACAACAGTTCATCAACCCTGATAAAAAAGATGAGTACAAAGCTCTCTCTAACAAAGATTCGTCGGGAGGTGGTGGACTTACCGAAAAACAAGGATTTCATACTCTCACACAATTTCGTGAATTCATTATGGGAAGTTCTGCTTCCACTCCAAGCAAAGCCCAACCCAAATCAGAACAATCCAAAGAAGAAGAACTTTTTGAAGTAGGGATTTTTAAAGCAGATCCAAAAACCAATTCCAATGCAGAAGAAAGTCCGAACCAGTCCGCAAGTTCTGGGCAAATGACAAAAATTCCTTTTAACTATAGGTTCCAACAAGACTTTTTATTTCGATGGGACGGGGCCAAAGCCCTGACAATTCCCACCAAACAATTAGCAGGTTATTATTATTTCAAAAACATGTTAAAACGAATTGAGGAATCTTTTGCACCACCAGGTGGTGGGAACTATGCGTACCGAGATATGGCAGGTATAGTAGCAAGAGAGGGAATCAAAGAAGGGGAAACCAAAGTTTTATTTATGTTAAGCGAACAAGGTCAAGTGTTGGATGTTCGTTTGGTGACATCACAAGGCCAGGTCGTAGTCGACCAGGCTTGTATGGATTCCATCCGAGGCCAAAATTTTGGCCCTGTTCCAGAAGAAGTCAAAGCAAAAGGACTAATCTTTGGAATTAACTTCATCTTTCCTGGAATTCGTTATTATCGTTAG
- a CDS encoding serine hydrolase domain-containing protein — translation MKRSLIFLLLLTFVHCGKDLSPFGGEPEVTTLKSRLKPEWPNPNWKVVSPESVGVSSSKLGLVEEYAFTRTGDEADRKGRRTDALVILRNGKLIYEKYARNFSEDKVHLTWSVSKSILQTMYGIAVKQGLVKLDDPGYYHYEPLSRDEAHKKITIRHLLNMSSGLAAEEGYESGPLKSSVIAMLYTRGRKDMGTFCSGLPLRAEPGTQVYYSSCDTNILSAILKKVYGAEEYDKLPFEKIFKPLGITNVTFERDGSGTYVGSSYLYMTAKDLAKIGYLYLNDGIWNGERLLPEGWVQFTRTPAPGYKTTPYSEDLAEDNYTAHWYANTGVPERGIHEPWPDAPKDTFAGLGHWGQMLYVIPSLDLIIVRFGDDREKAFIKNDFLKLVKESVIR, via the coding sequence ATGAAACGAAGCCTTATCTTTCTACTTTTATTAACCTTTGTACATTGTGGCAAAGACCTTTCTCCTTTTGGTGGTGAACCAGAAGTAACCACTCTCAAATCCCGATTAAAACCAGAATGGCCAAATCCCAACTGGAAAGTTGTTTCTCCTGAGTCCGTTGGCGTTTCCTCCAGCAAACTAGGATTAGTAGAAGAATATGCTTTTACAAGAACTGGTGATGAAGCAGATAGAAAAGGCAGAAGAACTGATGCTCTCGTTATTTTGAGAAATGGAAAACTCATTTATGAAAAATACGCAAGGAACTTTTCCGAAGACAAAGTACATTTAACTTGGTCTGTTTCTAAAAGTATTTTACAAACCATGTATGGAATCGCAGTCAAACAAGGTCTTGTTAAGTTAGACGATCCTGGTTATTATCATTATGAACCACTTAGCCGCGATGAAGCTCACAAAAAAATTACCATCAGGCACCTTCTCAATATGTCCTCAGGACTTGCCGCCGAAGAAGGATACGAAAGTGGCCCACTTAAATCTTCTGTGATCGCTATGTTGTATACCAGAGGCCGCAAAGATATGGGCACATTCTGTAGTGGACTTCCTCTCCGTGCAGAACCAGGAACCCAAGTTTATTATTCCAGTTGTGATACCAATATCCTTTCTGCCATTCTCAAAAAAGTTTACGGGGCAGAAGAATACGACAAACTTCCTTTCGAAAAAATCTTCAAACCTCTCGGAATCACAAATGTAACCTTCGAAAGAGATGGATCAGGGACTTATGTTGGTTCTTCTTATCTTTATATGACAGCCAAGGACTTGGCAAAAATTGGATATTTGTATTTGAATGATGGGATTTGGAACGGCGAACGTTTGTTACCCGAAGGTTGGGTGCAGTTCACAAGAACTCCTGCTCCAGGATATAAAACCACACCATATTCCGAGGACTTAGCAGAAGACAATTACACTGCCCACTGGTATGCCAACACTGGTGTTCCCGAAAGAGGAATCCACGAACCTTGGCCAGATGCCCCAAAAGATACGTTTGCCGGACTTGGCCACTGGGGACAAATGTTGTATGTAATTCCCAGCCTTGATTTAATCATTGTTCGGTTTGGCGATGATCGAGAAAAGGCATTCATCAAAAATGATTTTTTAAAATTAGTGAAAGAGTCTGTAATTCGGTAA
- a CDS encoding trypsin-like peptidase domain-containing protein — protein sequence MTFKKSNPLRYVAIAFSFLLLGTFLSPILTCGNSSENPLQLKADGGEKLSPAQTQAVALEDAFQEVFDRVSPSVVSIATERTVNVRIHPFSDPYFDQFFGRSGGSGQVMKQKQYGLGSGIVLNEDGYIMTNHHVIQNMDKFTVKLKNKKEFEAKLIGADETADIALLKIDAPKGTLTPSLIGDSQKVRVGNWAIAIGAPLGFEQSFTVGVVSAIQRGGIDASGLSYIQTDAAINQGNSGGPLLNIRGEVIGINRLIVSQSGGSEGIGFAIPINEARRVAEEIKTNGKVTRPWIGVGLDPVNEKYIEQLKLKDNKGAVVRQIMKGSPADKAGLKLFDVIVEIGGKQIQTPEELVSFVRSSKTGKPIEIKIIRNKNEILTSITPEQKPN from the coding sequence ATGACTTTTAAAAAATCGAATCCATTACGTTACGTTGCCATTGCATTTAGTTTTTTACTGTTGGGAACATTTTTGTCACCCATCCTCACATGCGGAAATTCTTCCGAGAACCCTTTGCAGCTCAAAGCAGACGGTGGGGAAAAATTATCACCGGCCCAAACCCAGGCAGTTGCTTTAGAAGATGCTTTCCAAGAAGTTTTTGACCGCGTTTCACCAAGTGTAGTTTCCATTGCAACCGAAAGGACAGTGAATGTAAGAATTCATCCTTTTTCCGATCCATACTTTGATCAATTTTTTGGACGTTCAGGTGGTTCGGGTCAAGTGATGAAACAAAAACAATATGGTCTTGGTTCAGGGATTGTTTTGAACGAAGACGGTTATATTATGACCAACCACCATGTGATTCAAAACATGGATAAGTTTACAGTGAAGTTGAAAAATAAAAAAGAATTCGAAGCGAAACTCATTGGGGCAGATGAAACTGCTGATATTGCTTTATTAAAAATCGATGCACCAAAAGGAACACTGACTCCTAGTTTGATCGGTGATTCGCAAAAAGTGCGAGTCGGGAACTGGGCGATTGCCATTGGTGCTCCTCTTGGATTTGAACAATCGTTTACTGTGGGTGTGGTTTCTGCGATCCAACGTGGGGGAATTGATGCTTCCGGTTTATCATATATCCAAACGGATGCTGCCATCAACCAAGGAAATAGTGGGGGTCCTCTTCTCAACATCCGAGGCGAAGTGATTGGAATCAACCGTTTGATTGTGAGTCAATCCGGTGGATCAGAAGGAATTGGATTTGCTATCCCCATCAATGAAGCAAGACGTGTGGCTGAGGAAATCAAAACCAATGGAAAAGTCACCCGCCCTTGGATTGGTGTCGGACTTGATCCGGTCAATGAAAAATACATCGAACAACTCAAACTGAAAGACAATAAAGGTGCTGTTGTCCGCCAAATCATGAAAGGATCTCCTGCAGACAAAGCGGGTTTAAAATTATTTGATGTGATTGTGGAAATCGGCGGAAAACAAATCCAAACACCAGAAGAACTCGTTAGTTTTGTGAGATCTTCCAAAACTGGAAAACCAATCGAGATAAAAATCATCCGAAATAAAAATGAAATCTTGACTTCCATCACTCCAGAGCAGAAACCCAATTGA
- a CDS encoding SufE family protein, translating into MSKSIEEIQKEIIAEFADLTDWEEKFQYLIELGEELPPYPDEKRTEEYIVPGCQSRVWVAPKLESGKLEFDADSDTALTKGLIAILIRVFSGQSPKDIADASLGFIEEVGLAKFLSISRRNGLFSMVQKLKGYAEKV; encoded by the coding sequence ATGAGTAAATCGATTGAAGAAATTCAAAAAGAAATTATAGCTGAGTTTGCTGATCTAACCGACTGGGAAGAAAAGTTCCAATACCTTATTGAGTTAGGTGAAGAACTTCCACCCTATCCCGATGAAAAACGAACAGAAGAATATATAGTCCCTGGTTGCCAGTCTCGAGTTTGGGTCGCACCAAAATTAGAATCAGGAAAATTAGAATTTGATGCTGATAGTGATACTGCTTTGACAAAAGGTCTTATCGCGATTTTGATACGGGTATTTTCGGGACAATCTCCAAAAGATATAGCGGATGCCTCACTAGGTTTTATTGAAGAAGTAGGTCTTGCCAAGTTTCTTTCGATTTCAAGAAGAAACGGATTATTCTCTATGGTACAAAAACTAAAAGGATACGCAGAAAAAGTTTAA